From the genome of Hymenobacter gelipurpurascens:
GCTTTGTGCTGAAGGATAAGCTGGTAGTGCTGCGCGAGTATAATACGGCCTACATCGCCATTACGGCCGATGAGCTGCGCCAGTACCACTCCAAAACCGGCGACACCGAAGGCCTAGTAAACTTCGCCTTGAGCATTGAAGGCATTGTGTTCGCGGCGGTGTTCATTGACCGCGGGCAGGCTGTGAAGATTTCCTTCCGCTCCGTCGGCGACTTTTCGGTGAGCGAGTTTTCGCGCCGTAATTTCGACGGTGGCGGCCACCACAACGCGGCCGGCGGCATCAGCCATACTTCGCTTCCTACCACCGTAGACCGCTTCCTAGGCCTGTTGCCCGCCTATCAGACTGACTTGGTAGCGGCTCCATTGGCGGTTGGCCCTCCGTCGGCATAATTCGGCGTAACTTGGCCGCACAGTTTGTTTTAACCCCCTAAACCCTTTCATGCTCTTCCAACGCAACTTTCTGAGCCTGGCCCTCGCTGCCGGTGTTCTGGGCCTCGCTTCCTGTAACAAGGGCGCGGGCGACTTCGGTAAAACCAAGTCGGGCATCGAGTACAAAGTATTCAAAAACGAAGGAGGCAAGTACGACTCCCGCGACATCAACGCGGATGGCGATGCCACTTATAAAGACCGGATTGGTAAGATCATGGCCTTGCACGTGGAGTACCGCACCGGCAAAGATTCGGTGTTGTTCAACTCGCGCAAGCAGCAGATGGGCTTCCCGGTTCGCGTGCCCCTCGACACGGTGCGCAAAGTCCAGCGGGGTGGCCTAGAAGAAGCTATTTCGTTGTTGCAGCCCGGCGACTCGGCCGTGTTCCGCTTCAACGTAGACACCATCTTTGCCAAGTCGTTCCGCCAGCCAGTGCCGCCGTTCATGCAGAAAGCCGGCAAAACCATGACCATGTTCGTGAAGGTGGATAAAATCCAGACCCGCGACGAGGCCATGGCCGATGTGCAGAAGATGCAGGGTGAGCAGCAGAAGAAAATGGAGGCCTACGCTGAGCAGCAGCTCAAGAAGGACGACGTGGTGCTGCAAGACTACATCAAGAAAAACAACCTGAAGGCCCAGAAAGACGCTTCCGGCGTGTACTACGTGGTTACGCAGCCTGGCTCGGGCGTGAAACCCAAGCAAGGCCAGATTG
Proteins encoded in this window:
- a CDS encoding FKBP-type peptidyl-prolyl cis-trans isomerase translates to MLFQRNFLSLALAAGVLGLASCNKGAGDFGKTKSGIEYKVFKNEGGKYDSRDINADGDATYKDRIGKIMALHVEYRTGKDSVLFNSRKQQMGFPVRVPLDTVRKVQRGGLEEAISLLQPGDSAVFRFNVDTIFAKSFRQPVPPFMQKAGKTMTMFVKVDKIQTRDEAMADVQKMQGEQQKKMEAYAEQQLKKDDVVLQDYIKKNNLKAQKDASGVYYVVTQPGSGVKPKQGQIVSVKYKGTLLDGKVFDTSEKAPNNGKPIEFPIGVGQVIPGWDKAIPLLNKGSKATILIPSSLAYGQRGAGADIPADAVLRFDVELVDVKNAPPQPAGPSQADIQRQIEQMQQQQQQQGR